In the Arthrobacter zhaoxinii genome, one interval contains:
- a CDS encoding MFS transporter, which produces MTVLSELRMQPAARTRRKEWDAAIRPRLILTISVMGTLLIGANLATPLYPLLGESLGLSYFGVTLAFASYVLVLVAGLLLVGHWSDYIGRRAAMVVAGVVSLAGGLIFGTATGVGALMLGRALQGASVALATGASSAALRELLPHKPEWATRFTLLVSAGGVAAGPVIGGLLSLLPSPTMTPFLIHSAVLAALLVPLCLLKARPAISLPDGGPLAMLRPRKPAVSHRARSQFWIASTTGFLSFAAFGFCLSLAPTYFSSIAGTTWRPAIGLLAALALGASAVSQLTGIRGRYTAPVGLAAMGTGIALIPVAGATGSLVLLTVGCLMAGFGQGMAFRVVFNEVAAAVEAAEHARIISTVYVITYLGSAIPVLGLGAAGGIWGLDVSVAWFSGLITAACLTLAVLSLRRNRRRSFAG; this is translated from the coding sequence GTGACAGTGCTTAGTGAGCTGCGTATGCAGCCCGCCGCCCGCACCAGGCGGAAGGAGTGGGATGCGGCCATCCGGCCCCGGCTGATCCTGACGATTTCCGTCATGGGCACCCTGCTGATCGGCGCCAACCTCGCGACCCCGCTGTACCCGCTGCTGGGCGAGTCGCTGGGCCTGTCCTACTTCGGCGTCACGCTGGCGTTCGCCTCCTATGTGCTGGTCCTGGTGGCAGGCCTGCTGCTGGTGGGGCACTGGTCCGACTACATCGGCCGCCGGGCCGCCATGGTGGTGGCCGGCGTCGTCTCCCTCGCCGGCGGACTGATCTTCGGCACCGCCACCGGGGTCGGCGCCCTGATGCTCGGCCGCGCCCTCCAGGGCGCCTCGGTGGCCCTGGCCACCGGTGCCAGCTCCGCCGCCCTGCGTGAGCTGCTGCCGCATAAACCCGAATGGGCCACCCGGTTCACTCTGCTCGTTTCAGCCGGCGGTGTTGCGGCGGGCCCGGTGATCGGCGGGCTGCTGTCCCTGCTGCCCTCGCCCACCATGACGCCGTTCCTCATCCACTCGGCAGTCCTGGCCGCACTTCTGGTTCCGCTGTGCCTACTGAAGGCACGCCCGGCCATCTCCCTTCCCGACGGCGGGCCGCTGGCGATGCTGCGTCCGCGCAAGCCTGCTGTCTCGCACCGGGCCCGTTCGCAGTTCTGGATTGCCTCGACCACCGGGTTCCTCAGCTTCGCGGCCTTCGGATTCTGCCTGTCGCTGGCGCCCACCTACTTTTCCTCGATCGCCGGCACCACGTGGCGGCCCGCCATCGGACTGCTGGCCGCCCTGGCGCTGGGGGCGTCGGCGGTCAGTCAGCTCACCGGCATCCGCGGCCGCTACACGGCACCCGTTGGGCTCGCCGCCATGGGCACCGGCATTGCGCTGATCCCCGTGGCCGGGGCCACCGGGAGCCTCGTGCTCCTGACGGTGGGCTGCCTCATGGCAGGCTTCGGACAGGGCATGGCCTTCCGGGTGGTGTTCAACGAAGTTGCCGCAGCGGTCGAGGCGGCCGAGCACGCCCGGATCATCAGCACGGTCTACGTCATTACATACCTCGGCAGCGCCATCCCGGTGCTCGGCCTCGGTGCCGCCGGCGGCATCTGGGGACTGGATGTTTCGGTGGCCTGGTTCTCCGGACTGATTACCGCAGCGTGCCTGACCCTGGCCGTCCTGAGCCTGCGGCGGAACCGGCGCCGCAGCTTCGCCGGCTAG
- a CDS encoding Lrp/AsnC family transcriptional regulator codes for MANLDSLDRRLLLELVRDPRAQISDLSEKLGVARNTAQSHVRHLMRTGVIRNSGRDVDLAKLGYDVQAFVTIEVNHRDLDGVISGLRTLPQVLEVHEISGRGDVWCRLTATDTQQLQQTLRSVLRIKGVIRTETVLALHEHIPYRTEPLLEKLVPPTV; via the coding sequence ATGGCCAATCTGGACTCGCTGGACCGCCGGTTGCTGCTGGAATTGGTTCGGGACCCCCGGGCGCAGATCAGCGACCTGAGCGAGAAACTCGGTGTGGCCCGCAACACCGCCCAGAGCCACGTACGCCACCTGATGCGCACCGGCGTCATCCGCAACAGCGGCCGCGACGTCGATCTGGCCAAGCTGGGCTACGACGTGCAGGCCTTTGTCACCATCGAGGTGAACCACCGGGATCTCGACGGCGTCATTTCCGGACTGCGCACGCTCCCCCAGGTGCTTGAAGTGCACGAGATTTCCGGGCGCGGTGATGTCTGGTGCCGGCTCACCGCCACGGACACGCAGCAGCTGCAGCAGACCCTGCGTTCAGTCCTGAGGATCAAGGGAGTGATCCGGACGGAAACGGTGCTGGCCCTGCACGAACACATTCCGTACCGCACCGAACCCCTGCTGGAAAAACTGGTCCCGCCCACGGTGTGA
- a CDS encoding aminoglycoside phosphotransferase family protein produces the protein MPAVPNRRHVPAADTLSVLSSAAMRGPLQDLLRARGLKLEHWEHLRSHHRPGGAVSALYRVRCRRPAGGGGPNPGTDLTLHLGATTADGTVAAGPEVAAARIAGLELQLWVHPHDPVLRSLPWATDAAAVARDVFAAAEPVRLSLVAYRPLRRAVLRAEHSGQAAYLKLLPPALLPGLRRRHRLLEAGSVPAPRLLPAPADAARGAAVLSALPGTSLFRLLVDDGAAKVRPETFLELLDALPSAALDLPLRRSWADRAEDYAATAAAALPGQAARIRDLARGIREAVDSAPAGPLVPAHGDFHEGNLLLNGGTVTGLLDVDGLGPGRRVDDLACLLGHLAVLAAANPGRPQLDRALAGYRRVFEEAVDPAALNARAAGVVLTLVSGARAGQGASRTRNALVRLETAHRLLRAAG, from the coding sequence GTGCCGGCCGTACCCAACCGCCGCCACGTGCCGGCTGCAGATACACTTTCCGTCCTCAGCAGCGCCGCGATGCGGGGACCCCTGCAGGACCTGCTCCGGGCCCGGGGGCTGAAGCTGGAGCACTGGGAACACCTGCGCAGCCACCACCGTCCCGGAGGGGCCGTCTCGGCCCTTTACCGGGTCCGCTGCCGCAGGCCGGCCGGGGGCGGCGGGCCGAACCCCGGAACGGACCTCACCCTTCACCTCGGAGCCACCACCGCGGACGGCACCGTCGCCGCCGGACCCGAGGTCGCCGCGGCCCGGATCGCCGGGCTGGAGCTCCAGCTGTGGGTCCACCCCCACGACCCGGTGCTCCGGTCCCTGCCCTGGGCCACTGATGCCGCGGCCGTGGCCAGGGACGTCTTTGCCGCAGCGGAGCCGGTCCGGCTTTCGCTCGTCGCCTACCGGCCGCTGCGCCGGGCCGTGCTCCGCGCCGAACACTCCGGCCAGGCAGCGTACCTGAAGCTTCTTCCTCCGGCGCTGCTGCCCGGCCTGCGCCGGCGGCACCGCCTGCTGGAGGCCGGCAGCGTACCGGCCCCGCGGCTCCTTCCGGCTCCCGCGGACGCTGCCCGCGGCGCAGCCGTCCTCAGCGCTCTTCCCGGCACCTCCCTGTTCCGGCTCCTGGTCGACGACGGCGCCGCGAAGGTACGGCCCGAAACATTCCTGGAGCTGCTGGACGCATTGCCGTCCGCCGCGCTGGATCTGCCGCTGCGCCGGTCCTGGGCGGACCGTGCCGAGGATTATGCCGCAACTGCGGCCGCAGCCCTGCCCGGGCAGGCAGCCCGCATCCGCGACCTTGCCCGCGGCATTCGGGAGGCAGTGGACTCCGCTCCGGCGGGGCCGCTCGTACCGGCCCACGGGGACTTCCATGAGGGCAACCTGCTGCTGAACGGGGGAACGGTCACCGGCCTGCTGGACGTCGACGGACTGGGCCCGGGACGGCGGGTGGATGATCTGGCCTGCCTGCTGGGACATTTGGCCGTCCTTGCCGCCGCCAATCCCGGGCGCCCCCAGCTGGACCGGGCACTGGCCGGTTACCGCCGGGTCTTTGAAGAGGCCGTGGATCCGGCAGCGCTGAACGCCAGGGCCGCCGGCGTCGTGCTCACGCTCGTGTCCGGTGCACGTGCCGGACAGGGGGCAAGCCGAACCCGGAATGCCCTGGTCCGGCTGGAAACGGCACACCGGCTGCTTCGCGCCGCCGGATAG
- a CDS encoding GNAT family N-acetyltransferase, producing the protein MPDSVAWPVVLESDDVILRPIRHRDRREWTEVRSRNAGWVGPWEASNPVSGGEPPTYGDMVRSLNRQARQDSALPFLITERQDPSRPPAIVGQLTVSTIVWGSARMATLGYWVDQARAGRGIVPTAVALATDHCFQALALHRMEINIRPENGPSLRVVEKLGFRDEGMRERYLHIDGAWADHRSFALTAEEVPEGLLNRWKSRRGH; encoded by the coding sequence ATGCCTGATTCGGTGGCGTGGCCGGTGGTGCTGGAGAGTGACGACGTCATCCTCCGGCCGATCCGGCACCGGGACCGGCGGGAATGGACGGAAGTCCGTTCCCGCAATGCCGGCTGGGTAGGCCCCTGGGAGGCGAGCAATCCCGTCTCCGGGGGCGAGCCGCCGACCTACGGTGACATGGTGCGCAGCCTCAACCGCCAGGCGCGGCAGGATTCGGCCCTGCCGTTCCTCATCACGGAGCGGCAGGATCCGTCCCGGCCGCCGGCGATCGTGGGACAGCTGACTGTTTCCACGATCGTCTGGGGATCGGCCCGGATGGCGACCCTGGGCTACTGGGTGGACCAGGCCAGGGCCGGCCGGGGGATTGTACCGACGGCGGTGGCGCTGGCCACCGACCACTGCTTCCAGGCGCTGGCCCTGCACCGGATGGAAATCAACATCCGGCCGGAGAACGGCCCAAGCCTGCGGGTGGTGGAAAAGCTCGGATTCCGGGACGAAGGCATGCGCGAGCGATACCTGCATATCGACGGCGCGTGGGCCGACCACCGGAGCTTTGCGCTCACTGCCGAGGAGGTCCCGGAGGGCCTGCTGAACCGCTGGAAATCCCGGCGCGGCCACTAG
- the galU gene encoding UTP--glucose-1-phosphate uridylyltransferase GalU, translated as MTTSRPSITKAVIPAAGLGTRFLPATKAMPKEMLPVVDKPAIQYVVEEAVNAGMPDILMITGRNKRSLEDHFDRVPFIEKTLEDKGDLEKLALVRAASELGEIHYLRQGDPKGLGHAVLRAKLHIGDEPFAVLLGDDLIDARDDLLEKMVEVQAKTGGSVIALIEVDPEQISAYGCADISVVEGEDYVRVNKLVEKPDVADAPSNLAVIGRYVLHPSVFEVLEETGPGRGGEIQLTDALQTLAAGEGEGSGVYGVVFRGRRYDTGDKLSYLKAVVSLASEREDLGPALRDWLKDFTGTLEE; from the coding sequence ATGACGACGTCACGCCCCTCCATAACCAAAGCCGTAATCCCCGCCGCCGGCCTGGGTACGCGCTTCCTCCCCGCCACCAAGGCCATGCCGAAGGAAATGCTTCCGGTGGTGGATAAGCCGGCCATCCAGTACGTGGTCGAGGAAGCCGTCAACGCGGGCATGCCGGACATTCTTATGATCACCGGGCGTAACAAGCGCTCCCTTGAGGACCATTTCGACCGGGTGCCCTTCATCGAGAAGACGCTGGAAGATAAGGGCGACCTGGAAAAGCTCGCATTGGTGCGGGCTGCTTCCGAGCTCGGTGAAATCCACTACCTCCGTCAGGGCGACCCCAAGGGGCTGGGCCATGCCGTGCTCCGGGCCAAGCTGCACATCGGCGACGAACCCTTCGCCGTCCTGCTGGGCGATGACCTGATCGACGCCCGTGACGACCTGCTGGAAAAGATGGTCGAGGTCCAGGCAAAGACCGGGGGTTCCGTTATTGCCCTGATCGAGGTGGATCCGGAGCAGATCAGCGCCTACGGCTGTGCCGATATCTCCGTGGTCGAGGGCGAGGACTACGTCCGCGTCAACAAGCTCGTGGAAAAGCCCGACGTCGCCGATGCGCCCTCCAACCTGGCAGTGATCGGGCGCTACGTCCTCCACCCGTCGGTCTTCGAAGTCCTCGAGGAAACCGGTCCGGGCCGCGGCGGCGAAATCCAGCTGACGGATGCACTGCAGACGCTGGCTGCCGGTGAGGGCGAAGGCTCCGGCGTCTACGGCGTCGTTTTCCGCGGCCGCCGCTATGACACCGGCGACAAGCTGAGCTACCTCAAGGCCGTGGTTTCACTGGCATCCGAACGCGAGGATCTCGGCCCGGCGCTGCGGGACTGGCTGAAGGATTTCACCGGCACGCTCGAAGAGTAA
- a CDS encoding 5-formyltetrahydrofolate cyclo-ligase, with protein sequence MRALNKDQARRDFLRLRREMTDAEKADAASGLARLGLAWAQELVPHGGTVAGYLSVGSEPGTGELLEGLCTAGYRVVVPVCEPGRRLSWCDWTPETVLAPGLHGSLLEPTGERFAAADLTELGLVLVPALAADSSGGRMGKGGGYYDRFLARLRADGNPAPAAAVVYDHEFVPAGSFETTPLDAAVDAVLTPSAWRQVPSDPMYT encoded by the coding sequence ATGCGTGCACTAAACAAGGACCAGGCCCGAAGAGATTTCCTGCGCTTACGCCGGGAAATGACGGATGCCGAAAAAGCCGATGCCGCCTCCGGCCTTGCCCGGCTCGGACTCGCCTGGGCGCAGGAACTGGTGCCGCACGGCGGAACGGTGGCCGGATACCTGTCAGTGGGGAGTGAGCCTGGCACGGGCGAGTTGTTGGAGGGCCTGTGCACAGCCGGGTACCGCGTTGTGGTCCCGGTGTGCGAACCCGGACGCAGGTTGTCGTGGTGTGACTGGACACCCGAAACCGTGCTGGCACCGGGACTGCACGGCTCGCTCCTGGAACCGACCGGAGAACGTTTCGCCGCCGCCGATTTGACGGAGCTCGGCCTCGTGCTCGTACCGGCACTGGCAGCGGATTCCAGCGGCGGGCGGATGGGCAAGGGCGGCGGTTACTACGACCGGTTCCTGGCACGTCTGCGTGCGGACGGCAACCCCGCCCCCGCGGCCGCAGTGGTCTACGATCACGAGTTCGTTCCGGCCGGGAGCTTCGAAACCACACCCCTGGATGCAGCGGTGGACGCTGTGCTCACACCCTCCGCGTGGCGGCAGGTGCCATCGGACCCCATGTATACTTAG
- a CDS encoding FmdB family zinc ribbon protein, whose amino-acid sequence MPTYAYACKDCSHSFDIQQSFSEDSLTVCPECGGRLRKKFNSVGVVFKGSGFYRTDSRDAASTVPAAPAKSDSSPAAPAGAGTSAPAPAAGSGSSQS is encoded by the coding sequence GTGCCCACGTATGCCTACGCCTGCAAGGACTGCTCCCATTCGTTCGATATCCAGCAGTCCTTCAGTGAAGACTCCCTGACGGTCTGCCCCGAGTGCGGCGGCCGCCTGCGGAAGAAGTTCAACAGCGTCGGAGTTGTCTTCAAGGGCTCCGGTTTCTACCGCACCGATTCGCGCGACGCCGCATCCACGGTCCCCGCAGCTCCTGCCAAGTCGGATAGTTCCCCCGCGGCACCTGCCGGAGCCGGAACCTCCGCACCTGCCCCCGCCGCAGGTTCGGGCAGCTCACAGTCCTAA
- a CDS encoding SAF domain-containing protein, protein MPFRRLIARPFAGPYPGLPSGSTGPAGRVRRFIVRHRRLLAALACCAAAGSAVEALVPETAVRSAMVRAARDLPAGTVLNAGTLETVRVPAEAVPPGAHKQPEALLGRRLATPLLQGSPVTEVSLAGAGLLIGSPPGSVAVPLRPADPSVLDLLGPGQLVNVVAGADGAWGSTAAGDTTAEGGGAVVLAASVPVLWVSGGDAAGGWPGSGGGEGLVVVAADRDNAARLTAASGSGGVYLVLTDDG, encoded by the coding sequence ATGCCTTTTCGCCGCCTTATCGCCCGGCCGTTTGCCGGTCCCTATCCGGGCCTGCCTTCCGGTTCCACAGGCCCTGCGGGACGTGTTCGCCGCTTTATTGTCCGCCACCGCCGTCTGCTGGCAGCCCTGGCCTGCTGTGCGGCCGCCGGATCCGCTGTGGAGGCGTTGGTCCCGGAGACCGCGGTACGGTCCGCAATGGTCCGCGCTGCCCGGGATTTGCCCGCCGGTACGGTGCTCAATGCCGGAACCCTGGAGACGGTACGTGTGCCCGCAGAGGCCGTTCCGCCGGGCGCCCACAAACAGCCGGAGGCCTTGCTGGGCCGGCGTCTCGCTACCCCGCTGCTCCAGGGCAGCCCCGTCACTGAAGTCTCCCTCGCCGGCGCCGGGCTGCTGATCGGCTCTCCGCCCGGGTCCGTGGCCGTTCCTCTGCGCCCTGCAGATCCTTCCGTCCTCGATCTGCTCGGTCCGGGGCAGCTTGTCAACGTTGTTGCAGGGGCCGACGGTGCGTGGGGCAGCACGGCAGCCGGCGACACGACGGCGGAGGGCGGCGGTGCGGTTGTCCTGGCCGCCTCGGTGCCGGTGCTGTGGGTCTCCGGCGGCGATGCGGCCGGCGGGTGGCCGGGCAGCGGCGGCGGCGAAGGGTTGGTGGTGGTTGCGGCGGACCGGGACAACGCCGCCCGCCTCACAGCGGCCTCCGGGTCAGGCGGGGTCTATCTGGTTCTGACGGACGACGGCTAG
- a CDS encoding DUF4011 domain-containing protein, whose translation MSEQNTGENPSDFLLPWLGQLGQHAGTDTLLHFTPSAANSIDLTHAHPSGLAQLLAGRRTRLSTLLRDADQYGAAMKAGRLLRAKIYELGTDRGIDVGYMAAGTASWRYASDDAVRPESLTAPVLLTPVALTVHASQDDYELQLTEKAALNPALVRHLQQEQGLDIDVDALTRLAYGTARFDPHPVLEKLRAVTGSVRGINIEHRLLVSTFADLSDLSEDPALDPAHPILRALIDAARDGSAGPVVAEPLDLPALDERDPADELLILDADRQQQEVLDLINAGQSLVVSAPAGTGQTQTALNAVAALANAGKSVLVVAERRGTLNQFVSELDSMQLGSLILQVNAGLTQQQLKDQLVRAIVRNEKSQAPELQSLHKVLLENRHQLRDHVKSLHNVRRRWGCSPYQAMQSLAELTSMNPAPATTVRLKRSVLDSITDRTELSGRLRRAAELGSFSRAATTSPWYGAKLLNRKETEEAYTLTQTLAADLPALRAKVQDVAGHSEIRLGETFAQWGEQLELLVAVRESLDKFTPDIFDRPVTDLISATASSSWRRERGIDMSSMTRSRLRRVAKEYVRPGVHISDLHASLAEVQQQRAVWTRYATTQRHPSVPTGLAEINRSYLLVKRQLDTLTEILAETPFHPDLASLPLDELEKQLSELAGDRETLETLPERTLLLDEMRAQGLGELLDDLSAREVQPRHVGYELELAWWQSALEAMISGDDYLAMSDGNSLRRLEAEYRLADNAHIASGAARLRWSLASRWRAGVQAARGAAEDLRELLKDGELSLESLGQQSEELVSSLLPVWAASPLVLPMVLPEHRRFDTVVLLDAESTSLQSAVPALARASQVIAFGDSCLGGPRPFTIGVEPAGTAPQHVELISAFEALERVLPSRSLSTVYRGTDKALLRQLSESFYSGRLTMVPSADEVTTGHRALSVEYLPDGTGMPSADHEGVESVAAEVNRVVDLVFEHIRRRPHQSLGVITASPRHAVRVAEAIRVQMANFPWAADFFTAKSESFRVVPVDRAVGMVRDCVIFSLGFGRTPHGRALHNFGPLSAPDGRKKFVTAMTRARYKQHVLTCFQPADLDRTRLGYGALDFYELIKRELDPETGRVEAPAAGGIMEEDPLVADLVGRLRERGAKVWDHYDGTIDIVAAAPHSAGPAGTPAPLAIESDGTERYRAMSVRERSRLRPQLLERRGWRYMPLWTIEVFSDPSACADLVSRYLELPDPPVGQKPVPRSAEAVENDVIENSGGGSDANDAAGETEQVKVTPHGSSRMRDRRPGPVPDSTAGE comes from the coding sequence GTGTCTGAGCAGAATACCGGGGAGAATCCCTCGGACTTCCTGCTGCCGTGGCTGGGACAACTGGGACAGCACGCCGGAACGGACACACTGCTCCATTTCACGCCGTCCGCAGCCAACAGCATCGACCTCACGCACGCGCATCCTTCCGGCCTGGCGCAGCTGCTTGCCGGCCGGCGTACCCGCCTGTCGACCCTGCTGCGGGACGCAGATCAGTACGGTGCCGCCATGAAGGCAGGGCGCCTGCTGCGTGCCAAGATCTATGAGCTGGGCACTGACCGCGGTATCGACGTCGGCTACATGGCTGCCGGCACCGCGTCATGGCGCTACGCTTCCGACGATGCGGTGCGGCCCGAGTCCCTGACCGCGCCCGTGCTGCTGACCCCGGTTGCCCTGACGGTCCACGCATCGCAGGATGACTACGAGCTGCAGCTGACCGAAAAGGCAGCGCTGAATCCTGCCCTGGTCCGGCACCTGCAGCAGGAACAGGGCCTGGACATCGACGTCGACGCGCTGACCCGCCTGGCGTACGGCACCGCCCGCTTCGATCCCCACCCGGTGCTGGAAAAGCTCCGCGCCGTCACCGGCAGCGTCCGCGGGATCAATATTGAACACCGTCTGCTGGTCTCCACCTTCGCGGACCTGTCGGACCTGAGCGAGGATCCTGCCCTGGATCCCGCCCACCCGATCCTCCGCGCCCTGATCGATGCTGCACGGGACGGCTCTGCCGGTCCCGTCGTCGCCGAACCGCTGGACCTTCCGGCACTGGACGAGCGCGACCCCGCGGACGAACTGCTCATCCTCGACGCCGACCGGCAGCAGCAGGAAGTCCTGGACCTGATCAACGCAGGCCAGTCACTGGTGGTCTCCGCGCCGGCCGGTACGGGCCAGACGCAGACGGCGCTCAACGCCGTCGCCGCACTGGCCAACGCCGGCAAGTCCGTCCTGGTAGTCGCCGAACGCCGCGGCACCCTCAACCAGTTCGTCTCCGAACTGGATTCAATGCAGCTCGGCTCCCTGATCCTGCAGGTTAACGCCGGGCTCACCCAGCAGCAGCTGAAGGACCAGCTGGTCCGGGCCATCGTGCGCAACGAAAAGTCGCAGGCCCCGGAACTGCAGAGCCTGCACAAGGTCCTGCTCGAAAACCGCCACCAGCTCCGCGACCACGTGAAGTCGCTGCACAACGTCCGCCGCCGCTGGGGCTGCTCGCCCTACCAGGCCATGCAGTCCCTGGCCGAGCTGACCTCCATGAACCCGGCGCCGGCCACCACCGTCCGGCTCAAGCGCAGCGTCCTGGACAGCATCACCGACCGCACCGAACTTTCCGGCCGCCTGCGCCGGGCCGCCGAACTGGGCAGCTTCAGCCGGGCCGCAACCACCAGCCCGTGGTACGGCGCCAAACTGCTCAACCGCAAGGAAACGGAAGAGGCGTACACGCTGACCCAGACCCTTGCCGCGGACCTTCCGGCACTGCGCGCCAAGGTCCAGGACGTGGCCGGGCACTCCGAAATCCGCCTTGGTGAAACCTTTGCCCAGTGGGGCGAGCAGCTTGAACTGCTCGTTGCCGTGCGGGAAAGCCTGGACAAGTTCACCCCGGACATTTTCGACCGCCCGGTAACGGACCTGATCTCCGCAACCGCCTCGTCTTCCTGGCGGCGCGAGCGCGGCATCGACATGAGTTCCATGACCCGCTCCCGCCTGCGGCGCGTGGCCAAGGAATATGTCCGTCCCGGTGTCCACATTTCAGACCTGCACGCTTCCCTGGCCGAAGTCCAGCAGCAGCGTGCGGTCTGGACCCGCTATGCGACCACCCAGCGCCACCCCTCGGTGCCCACCGGGCTGGCCGAGATCAACCGCTCCTACCTGCTGGTGAAGCGCCAGCTGGATACCCTCACCGAGATCCTGGCCGAGACCCCGTTCCACCCGGATCTGGCCTCCCTGCCGCTTGATGAACTCGAGAAGCAGCTCAGCGAGCTGGCGGGGGACCGGGAAACCCTGGAAACGCTGCCCGAGCGGACCCTGCTGCTCGACGAGATGCGTGCCCAGGGCCTCGGTGAACTGCTGGATGACCTGAGCGCACGCGAGGTCCAGCCCCGCCACGTCGGTTATGAGCTGGAACTGGCCTGGTGGCAGTCCGCCCTCGAAGCCATGATCAGCGGGGACGACTACCTTGCCATGTCGGACGGCAACAGCCTGCGCCGGCTGGAAGCCGAGTACCGCCTGGCGGACAACGCCCACATTGCCTCCGGTGCCGCCCGCCTGCGCTGGAGCCTTGCCTCACGCTGGCGTGCCGGCGTCCAGGCGGCACGCGGTGCTGCCGAGGACCTGCGCGAGCTGCTCAAGGACGGCGAGCTGTCCCTGGAGAGCCTGGGCCAGCAGTCCGAGGAGCTTGTTTCGTCCCTGCTGCCGGTGTGGGCGGCGAGCCCCCTGGTGCTGCCGATGGTCCTCCCTGAGCACCGCCGCTTCGACACCGTGGTCCTGCTTGATGCGGAGTCCACCAGCCTGCAGTCCGCGGTTCCGGCACTGGCCCGCGCTTCGCAGGTGATTGCCTTCGGCGACAGCTGCCTGGGCGGCCCGCGGCCGTTCACCATCGGCGTCGAACCCGCCGGTACGGCTCCGCAGCACGTGGAACTGATCAGCGCCTTCGAAGCGCTGGAACGTGTCCTGCCCAGCCGCTCCCTCTCCACCGTGTACCGGGGAACCGACAAGGCACTGCTGCGCCAGCTCAGTGAGTCCTTCTACAGCGGCCGCCTCACCATGGTCCCGAGTGCCGACGAAGTCACCACCGGACACCGCGCACTCTCCGTGGAATACCTGCCCGACGGAACCGGCATGCCGAGCGCCGACCATGAAGGCGTGGAAAGCGTTGCGGCGGAAGTCAACCGCGTGGTCGACCTGGTCTTCGAGCACATCCGGCGCCGCCCGCACCAGTCCCTCGGTGTCATTACCGCCAGCCCGCGCCACGCCGTGCGGGTAGCCGAGGCAATCCGCGTCCAGATGGCCAACTTCCCCTGGGCAGCCGATTTCTTCACGGCGAAGTCGGAGTCCTTCCGGGTGGTCCCGGTGGACCGTGCCGTAGGCATGGTCCGGGACTGCGTGATCTTCTCCCTCGGCTTCGGCCGCACCCCGCACGGGCGCGCCCTGCACAACTTCGGGCCGCTTTCGGCACCTGACGGACGCAAGAAGTTCGTCACTGCCATGACCCGGGCGCGGTACAAGCAGCACGTGCTGACCTGCTTCCAACCCGCGGACCTGGACCGGACGCGCCTGGGCTACGGCGCACTGGACTTCTACGAGCTCATTAAGCGTGAACTCGATCCGGAAACCGGCCGGGTGGAAGCCCCCGCCGCCGGAGGCATCATGGAAGAGGATCCGCTGGTCGCGGACCTGGTGGGCCGCCTGCGTGAACGCGGCGCCAAGGTCTGGGACCACTACGACGGCACCATCGACATTGTCGCTGCGGCTCCCCATTCGGCCGGTCCCGCGGGTACGCCCGCACCGCTGGCCATCGAATCCGACGGCACGGAACGGTACCGTGCCATGTCCGTCCGTGAACGCAGCCGGCTCCGTCCGCAGCTGCTGGAACGCCGCGGCTGGCGGTACATGCCGCTGTGGACCATCGAGGTCTTCAGCGACCCGTCCGCCTGTGCTGACCTTGTCAGCCGGTACCTTGAGCTGCCGGATCCACCCGTGGGGCAGAAGCCCGTGCCCCGCAGCGCTGAAGCGGTCGAAAACGACGTGATCGAAAACAGCGGGGGCGGAAGCGATGCCAACGATGCCGCGGGGGAGACCGAACAGGTGAAGGTGACCCCGCACGGAAGCAGCCGGATGCGTGACCGGAGGCCGGGCCCCGTCCCGGACAGCACTGCAGGAGAGTAA